The Pan paniscus chromosome 2, NHGRI_mPanPan1-v2.0_pri, whole genome shotgun sequence genome contains the following window.
TTTCAAGGAAAAGTTCCTTCACAAGACCCACGAGAACCCGGTGGTACCCATAGGTTGCCTGGCCACGGCGGCCGCCCTCACCTACGGCCTCTACTCCTTCCACCGGGGCAACAGCCAGCGCTCTCAGCTCATGATGTGCACCTGGATCGCCGCCCAGGGTTTCACGGTCACAGCCATCTTGCTGGGTCTGTCACCGCTATGAAGTCTCAACCCTGAGCCCAGGGTCTGGCTTTGAAAGCTCCGCAGAAATGATTCCAAAACCCAGGAGCAACCACTGGCCCTACCATGGGACTTACTCCCTCCTCTCCTTTGAGAGGCCCATGCGTCGTTGGGGGAGGAAGTGACCCTTTGCGTAACTGTAACTGAAAGTTTTTTCAAAAATCCTAgtttctgttgtttgaatgttACATACTTCTATTTGTGCCAcatctcccctccactcccctgcttaataaactctaaaaaacaaaaaaaagaccctgtcttaaatagCATAATGAAATAGGAGGAATAAACATAATAAAGAATGTAAAAGAGCAACAGACTAGAATGAGTAAAACATGAGAGAACTCAAAGACCCAAATAAAGGAAGAGATATATTGTGTTCATTCATTAGAAGTCTCAGtattaagatgtcagttctttccaAGTTgaacta
Protein-coding sequences here:
- the LOC112439309 gene encoding LOW QUALITY PROTEIN: HIG1 domain family member 2A, mitochondrial (The sequence of the model RefSeq protein was modified relative to this genomic sequence to represent the inferred CDS: inserted 1 base in 1 codon) is translated as MTVYVENSKEAIKKSRDFLLLLWPGHGDSGPVIPEVPFEPSKPPVIEGLSPTVYRNPESFKEKFLHKTHENPVVPIGCLATAAALTYGLYSFHRGNSQRSQLMMCTWIAAQGFTVTAILLGXVTAMKSQP